A window of the Amycolatopsis solani genome harbors these coding sequences:
- a CDS encoding SDR family oxidoreductase: protein MHVFVTGGSGLTGPAVVTELIAAGHTVTGLARSDASAARLESLGATPHRGSLEDLDSLRTGAEAADAVLHMAFGGDFTDLEDMTRRDRTAIEALGAVLVGSGRPFVSTSGTLVMPAGRESTERDEPDAAGLAAFRIAGERACLDFAGRGVRASVVRLAPTVHGPGDHGFIAWLVDTARKTGQSAYVGDGANRWPAVHRLDAAVVFRLTLEGAPAGSVLHATAENVPFRRIAETIGRGLGVPAVSLTPEEAAGHFASPFIARAYGTDAPVSSAFTRELLGWSPRHPTLLDDVADGDYL, encoded by the coding sequence ATGCACGTCTTCGTCACCGGTGGTTCCGGCCTCACCGGACCCGCCGTCGTCACCGAGCTGATCGCGGCCGGCCACACCGTCACCGGCCTCGCGCGCTCCGACGCCTCCGCCGCCCGGCTGGAGTCGCTGGGCGCCACCCCGCACCGGGGCTCACTGGAGGACCTCGACAGCCTGCGGACCGGCGCCGAAGCCGCCGACGCGGTGCTGCACATGGCTTTCGGGGGCGACTTCACCGACCTCGAGGACATGACCCGCCGCGACCGGACCGCGATCGAGGCGCTCGGCGCGGTCCTGGTGGGTTCGGGCCGGCCGTTCGTCAGCACGTCCGGCACGCTGGTCATGCCCGCCGGCCGGGAAAGCACCGAGCGGGACGAGCCCGACGCGGCCGGGCTGGCCGCCTTCCGGATCGCGGGCGAGCGGGCCTGCCTGGACTTCGCCGGGCGTGGCGTGCGGGCGAGCGTCGTCCGGCTCGCGCCGACCGTCCACGGTCCCGGTGACCACGGCTTCATCGCCTGGCTCGTGGACACCGCGCGCAAGACCGGGCAGTCGGCCTACGTCGGCGACGGCGCCAACCGCTGGCCCGCGGTGCACCGGCTCGACGCGGCCGTCGTCTTCCGCCTGACCCTGGAGGGCGCGCCGGCCGGGAGCGTGCTGCACGCGACCGCGGAGAACGTGCCGTTCCGGCGCATCGCGGAGACGATCGGGCGCGGCCTCGGCGTGCCGGCGGTTTCGCTGACCCCGGAGGAAGCCGCCGGGCACTTCGCCAGCCCGTTCATCGCCCGGGCCTACGGCACCGACGCGCCCGTCTCCAGCGCGTTCACCCGGGAGCTGCTCGGCTGGTCACCCCGCCATCCGACGCTGCTCGACGACGTGGCGGACGGCGACTACCTGTAG